Proteins encoded by one window of Chondromyces crocatus:
- a CDS encoding RCC1 domain-containing protein: MANARWPWVGGLVLVTAACGGGDGAVAPGTVPSPSAMASGAPPGQRLADQLTPPPPENHLVDLIAAGGHHTCARLVEGSVWCWGRNDHGQLGWGAPTLNMPTRTLPTLVRGLTGVEELSLGQQHACARSKDGTVRCWGSNENGQLGDGTAEDRYEPVQVKGVVDAIALGAGSTATCAVLTGGSVICWGGLPGQNAVPPAAPVAQSRTAMPVSGLSDIVAVTVGRAHACALGSDGKVSCWGDNAAGQLGDGSVESQAKPVAVKKLAGVARVDAGTTSTCALLRDARVRCWGRLAEQEFGPVPKPLPGGSSVAEIAGSCARGTEGAVSCRRGDGIEVVEEGGAARIAAGEGHACLLTGEGEVRCWGSNASGQLGDGSKLVRTLPTALRW; this comes from the coding sequence ATGGCAAACGCTCGGTGGCCGTGGGTCGGGGGTCTCGTGCTGGTGACGGCCGCGTGCGGGGGTGGTGATGGCGCGGTAGCTCCAGGGACGGTGCCTTCGCCCTCCGCAATGGCGTCGGGAGCGCCGCCCGGGCAGCGGCTCGCCGACCAGCTCACGCCGCCTCCACCCGAGAACCATCTGGTGGATCTGATCGCGGCCGGAGGGCACCACACCTGTGCGCGGCTCGTGGAGGGATCGGTGTGGTGCTGGGGCCGGAACGATCATGGGCAGCTCGGTTGGGGGGCGCCGACGTTGAACATGCCCACGCGCACGCTGCCGACGCTGGTGCGGGGTCTCACGGGGGTGGAGGAGCTGTCGCTCGGTCAGCAGCACGCCTGCGCACGGTCGAAGGACGGCACCGTGCGCTGCTGGGGGAGCAACGAAAACGGGCAGCTCGGTGACGGAACGGCGGAGGATCGCTACGAGCCGGTCCAGGTGAAGGGGGTGGTGGATGCCATCGCCCTGGGGGCGGGGTCGACGGCCACGTGCGCGGTGCTGACGGGCGGGTCGGTGATCTGCTGGGGTGGGCTTCCAGGGCAGAACGCGGTGCCTCCGGCGGCACCCGTTGCGCAGAGCCGCACGGCCATGCCGGTGAGCGGGCTGTCGGACATCGTCGCGGTCACGGTGGGGCGGGCGCACGCTTGCGCGCTCGGCAGCGACGGCAAGGTGTCCTGCTGGGGCGACAACGCGGCAGGGCAGCTCGGGGATGGCTCCGTGGAGTCTCAGGCGAAGCCGGTCGCGGTGAAGAAGCTCGCGGGCGTCGCTCGCGTCGACGCCGGGACGACGTCGACCTGTGCGCTTCTGCGTGATGCGCGCGTGAGGTGCTGGGGGCGGCTGGCGGAGCAGGAGTTCGGTCCCGTCCCGAAGCCGCTGCCCGGAGGGAGCAGCGTGGCGGAGATCGCGGGGAGCTGCGCGCGCGGGACCGAGGGCGCGGTGAGCTGCCGTCGAGGTGACGGGATCGAGGTGGTCGAGGAAGGTGGCGCTGCCCGCATCGCGGCGGGTGAGGGGCACGCTTGCCTGCTCACGGGTGAGGGAGAGGTGCGGTGCTGGGGGTCGAACGCTTCCGGTCAGCTCGGGGACGGGAGCAAGCTGGTGAGGACGTTGCCGACGGCGCTGCGCTGGTAG
- a CDS encoding DUF5682 family protein, which produces MTKRIEQITADPSLTALREQLLAAAAAFTDGAQSVGDLLRAMMDDVERAAAEPLEVFPVKHHSPASALHMSQRLRARPPRVIFMEGCEDLTAALQGLEHCQFPVALQAFAPESTEFPPDWTPLNLVMPLTEFSAEYQAIAFCRQNPSTQLVFVDRSADHVFQWSPRDKAPGTAAGETDGDADTSTEEGEGEEAKDTHNLHGGAVGLRIGAMEPTFDDFLEVLLRNARVKHYSEWWSQYVEGPTLGADYATYRHVLFLVASLLRRAGTRRKDQGENEQRERYMWALMRKWLRDNEVDPRDAIHVCGAIHAVSPIPEFGVHSKIEWTITPRTSTPWLYGIVPSSYAAIEHQFGLPAGELAIARQSWEKGHAALGVEAFRIQPPGKKAAAAGALAKKPTAPPKKAAAAAAATRAATSDDGAATTIDAKAVAKLHELLTRPPAFVEGDDEQLTHWCVDVVRLARKNGYLASTADTIAIHHTAQLLARLRDRPHPSPYDFRDAAITCLEKDRVPGKRNISRICDILLGGDRLGKVGYESLPPLAQDVYDRLSVLGVNLKASTIQRALLDITARPQLLPASDLLWRLHHLGIPVRPIMGERTLGHKPKQESWDISIGKSQHALIQLGYEGGTVEQVLEKRLKAKAFKDGARTVNALEAAEESILYLKSGRLARELGLRAVELLRNETGGADAPEIFQRVRRLVHYYRTLGLPDWIKDFVATGYQHYATLLPEAFTDRGVTPQQLAAMLAFIFTQEALAFSVGCQRSQLLISVKQAAPTDPPKLALLWATQWVLTLKSEDELRGEFTHLLSQPLLLPAFPDYVAGFLLALEFTPRITRLCVELVTRSFAELPENVLVPWLPKLVVALRPLGPGVMGTLVKEAGLAFPRAMNQLSGWQFPWERPSKTSAAAAAPTTASTPSAGSPGVQAVAPAAAPPAPSGPVLSPTETALAGLLRQHPEPLDGLAARLGVAGAWQALGAPGAATDVSAATAAGPEGAIDTSDPNAEPVASVGPHTAAAPPAGAETARILQQHPEPLQALATWIGAS; this is translated from the coding sequence ATGACCAAGCGGATCGAGCAGATCACGGCGGATCCGTCGCTCACGGCGCTGCGCGAGCAGCTCCTTGCGGCGGCGGCGGCGTTCACCGATGGCGCACAGTCGGTGGGCGATCTCCTGCGGGCGATGATGGACGACGTGGAGCGCGCGGCCGCAGAGCCGCTCGAAGTCTTCCCCGTCAAACACCACTCGCCCGCCTCGGCGCTGCACATGAGCCAGCGCCTCCGCGCGCGCCCCCCGCGGGTCATCTTCATGGAGGGCTGCGAGGACCTCACGGCTGCGCTCCAGGGCCTGGAGCACTGCCAGTTCCCCGTCGCCCTCCAGGCATTCGCCCCGGAGTCCACGGAGTTCCCCCCCGACTGGACCCCGCTCAACCTCGTCATGCCGCTGACGGAGTTCTCCGCCGAGTACCAGGCCATCGCCTTCTGCCGGCAGAACCCCTCCACCCAGCTCGTCTTCGTCGACCGCTCCGCCGACCACGTCTTCCAGTGGAGCCCCCGCGACAAGGCGCCCGGGACCGCCGCTGGCGAGACCGACGGTGACGCCGACACCAGCACCGAAGAAGGCGAAGGCGAGGAAGCCAAGGACACCCACAACCTCCACGGCGGCGCCGTCGGCCTGCGCATCGGCGCCATGGAGCCGACCTTCGACGACTTCCTCGAAGTGCTCCTCAGGAACGCGCGGGTGAAGCACTACAGCGAGTGGTGGTCCCAGTACGTCGAAGGGCCGACCCTCGGCGCCGACTACGCGACCTACCGCCACGTGCTCTTCCTCGTGGCGAGCTTGCTCCGCCGCGCTGGCACCCGCCGCAAGGACCAGGGCGAGAACGAGCAGCGCGAGCGCTACATGTGGGCCCTGATGCGGAAGTGGCTCCGCGACAACGAGGTCGACCCCAGGGACGCCATCCACGTCTGCGGCGCCATCCACGCCGTGAGCCCCATCCCGGAGTTCGGCGTCCACAGCAAGATCGAGTGGACCATCACGCCACGCACCTCGACGCCCTGGCTCTACGGCATCGTCCCCTCCAGCTATGCGGCCATCGAGCACCAGTTCGGCCTGCCCGCGGGCGAACTCGCCATCGCGCGCCAGTCCTGGGAGAAGGGCCACGCCGCCCTCGGCGTCGAAGCGTTCCGCATCCAGCCCCCCGGCAAGAAGGCCGCCGCCGCAGGCGCGCTCGCCAAGAAACCGACCGCTCCACCCAAGAAGGCAGCAGCAGCAGCGGCAGCAACACGCGCCGCGACCAGCGACGACGGCGCCGCGACCACCATCGACGCGAAGGCCGTGGCGAAGCTCCACGAGCTGCTCACCCGGCCCCCGGCCTTCGTCGAGGGCGACGACGAACAGCTCACCCACTGGTGCGTCGACGTCGTGCGGCTCGCCCGCAAGAACGGCTACCTCGCGTCCACCGCCGACACCATCGCCATCCACCACACCGCGCAGCTCCTCGCTCGCCTCCGCGATCGACCGCACCCCTCTCCCTACGACTTCCGCGACGCCGCCATCACCTGCCTGGAGAAGGATCGCGTCCCTGGAAAGCGCAACATCTCGCGCATCTGCGACATCCTCCTCGGCGGCGACCGGCTCGGCAAGGTCGGCTACGAGTCGCTCCCCCCGCTCGCGCAGGACGTCTACGACCGCCTCTCCGTCCTCGGGGTGAACCTCAAGGCCAGCACCATCCAGCGCGCCCTGCTCGACATCACCGCGCGCCCCCAGCTCCTCCCCGCCTCCGACCTGCTCTGGCGCCTCCACCACCTCGGCATCCCCGTGCGCCCCATCATGGGCGAGCGCACCCTGGGCCACAAACCCAAGCAAGAGTCGTGGGACATCAGCATCGGCAAGAGCCAGCACGCCCTCATCCAGCTCGGCTACGAGGGCGGCACCGTCGAGCAGGTGCTGGAGAAGCGCCTCAAAGCGAAGGCCTTCAAGGACGGCGCCCGCACCGTGAACGCCCTCGAAGCCGCCGAGGAGAGCATCCTCTACCTGAAGAGCGGCCGCCTCGCCCGCGAGCTGGGCCTCCGCGCCGTGGAGCTGCTCCGGAACGAGACCGGCGGCGCCGACGCCCCCGAGATCTTCCAGCGCGTCCGCCGGCTCGTGCACTACTACCGCACCCTCGGCCTGCCGGACTGGATCAAGGATTTCGTCGCCACCGGCTACCAGCACTACGCCACCCTGCTGCCCGAGGCCTTCACCGATCGCGGCGTCACCCCGCAGCAGCTCGCCGCGATGCTGGCGTTCATCTTCACCCAGGAGGCCCTCGCCTTCTCGGTCGGCTGCCAGCGCAGCCAGCTCCTCATCTCCGTCAAGCAAGCCGCGCCCACGGATCCCCCGAAGCTCGCCCTCCTCTGGGCCACCCAGTGGGTGCTCACCTTGAAGAGCGAAGACGAGCTGCGCGGCGAGTTCACCCACCTGCTCTCGCAGCCGCTGCTCCTCCCCGCCTTCCCCGACTACGTCGCCGGCTTCCTGCTCGCCCTGGAGTTCACGCCACGCATCACCCGCCTGTGCGTCGAACTCGTCACCCGCAGCTTCGCCGAGCTGCCGGAGAACGTACTCGTCCCCTGGCTCCCGAAGCTCGTCGTCGCCCTCCGACCGCTCGGCCCTGGCGTCATGGGCACGCTGGTCAAGGAAGCCGGTCTCGCGTTCCCGCGCGCCATGAACCAGCTCTCCGGCTGGCAGTTCCCCTGGGAGCGCCCGAGCAAAACGAGCGCCGCCGCTGCTGCTCCGACCACCGCTTCCACCCCCTCGGCGGGCAGCCCAGGAGTTCAGGCCGTCGCGCCCGCCGCCGCCCCTCCGGCGCCGAGCGGCCCTGTCTTGTCGCCCACCGAAACGGCGCTCGCAGGGCTCCTTCGCCAGCACCCCGAACCCCTCGACGGACTCGCCGCGCGTCTTGGCGTCGCAGGCGCCTGGCAGGCGCTGGGCGCCCCGGGCGCTGCCACCGACGTGAGCGCTGCCACTGCCGCGGGTCCGGAAGGCGCAATCGACACCTCCGACCCGAACGCTGAACCTGTCGCTTCTGTCGGTCCCCACA
- a CDS encoding STAS domain-containing protein: protein MDTVELDALRAENQELRTRVAELEREFVDARKAQEEHTHLAATLEGILHAVPDLFFQLRSDGTIVRSISRYATDFYVPPEEFLGKRMQEVLPEPLNGAITEVLHDVGTSREMRKLEYALPRKDGSDAWYEARLIPLEQEDVIVVVRDMTAHRHDKEELRLLNAELEERVRERTEELKAETEHRLALKRQIIESQQAALRAISTPLVPIARNVVAVPLIGEIGPERSAQLLETILTGIQARGAAIVLLDVTGVPSIDESAAEAMARVARAVSLLGAELILTGIGPQVAQALVSVGVDLSGIRTTRSLEQGIAQAISRDRTRLSPPRA from the coding sequence ATGGACACGGTTGAACTCGACGCGCTCCGCGCGGAGAACCAGGAACTGCGCACGCGGGTCGCGGAACTCGAGCGCGAGTTCGTCGACGCGCGCAAGGCCCAGGAGGAGCACACCCACCTCGCGGCCACCCTGGAAGGCATCCTGCACGCCGTGCCGGATCTGTTCTTCCAGCTGCGCTCCGACGGGACGATCGTGCGCAGCATCTCGCGGTACGCCACCGACTTCTACGTGCCCCCCGAGGAGTTCCTCGGCAAGCGCATGCAAGAGGTCCTCCCCGAGCCTCTGAACGGCGCCATCACCGAGGTCCTCCACGACGTCGGCACCTCACGAGAGATGCGGAAGCTCGAGTACGCGCTCCCGAGGAAAGACGGCAGCGACGCCTGGTACGAGGCGCGGCTCATCCCGCTCGAACAGGAGGACGTCATCGTCGTGGTCCGGGACATGACCGCGCACCGGCACGACAAGGAAGAGCTGCGCCTGCTCAACGCCGAGCTCGAAGAGCGCGTGCGGGAGCGCACCGAGGAGCTGAAGGCGGAGACCGAGCACCGCCTCGCCCTCAAGCGGCAGATCATCGAGTCGCAACAGGCCGCCCTGCGCGCCATCTCCACCCCGCTCGTCCCCATCGCGCGGAACGTGGTCGCCGTGCCACTCATCGGCGAGATCGGCCCCGAGCGGTCGGCGCAGCTCCTGGAGACGATCCTCACCGGCATCCAGGCCCGTGGCGCTGCCATCGTCCTGCTCGACGTCACCGGCGTCCCCAGCATCGACGAGAGCGCTGCCGAAGCGATGGCGCGGGTGGCCCGGGCCGTGTCCCTGCTCGGCGCGGAGCTGATCCTCACGGGCATCGGCCCTCAAGTGGCGCAGGCCCTGGTGTCGGTCGGCGTCGATCTCAGCGGCATCCGCACCACCCGGAGCCTGGAGCAAGGCATCGCCCAGGCGATTTCGCGCGACCGGACGAGACTCTCCCCTCCACGCGCCTGA
- a CDS encoding vWA domain-containing protein, whose product MSDDAGDPLVLKARQALYWRLLGGIFDQGEVAPNLEDLARGLADQTDVPTAILDPEMSVDMFVQRFPALKPDFERPLPGFETPTDEDDDGSDGDDEDDAKEATSTDDEDGDDSDDSDDDSSDDDSSDDDDSDAPDDTTSAKPARPGAPQPSPEPRDLHGTVKRTLVTSKLLLNAFGPNTQNPKVSATQYNQWTKDVGWLERCLGLTPGSLRGQARSAGSVGAGAGEATRPPIGDDELRAGLQSIEADMIHRMDLREVLADRALAEKLTPSMALVEQLLWDKDNLSKEALANAKRLIKKYVDELAQVLKLQVRKAITKTRDDSVPPRRIFRNLDLKRTVWKNLTNWDPERRKLYVDRLYYVSTAKKSLPTKLIILVDQSGSMTAAMVQTTILASIFAGLPNVIVHLFAYDTRVIDLTPWVDDPVETLLRTKLGGGTTMRVALDAAEPLIDSPANTAVVVISDYYDWSDFFSVLRRWKESGVRLIPVGSLQSSGYFSVDAGYRERFKELGTPILNGSPKKLIEQIKKLL is encoded by the coding sequence ATGAGCGACGACGCCGGAGACCCGCTCGTCCTCAAGGCCCGTCAGGCGCTCTACTGGCGCCTCCTGGGCGGCATCTTCGACCAGGGCGAGGTCGCACCCAACCTGGAAGACCTCGCCCGCGGCCTCGCCGACCAGACCGACGTCCCCACCGCCATCCTCGATCCGGAGATGAGCGTCGACATGTTCGTCCAGCGCTTCCCTGCGCTGAAACCGGACTTCGAGCGCCCGCTCCCCGGCTTCGAGACCCCCACCGACGAGGACGACGACGGCAGCGATGGGGATGACGAGGACGACGCAAAGGAAGCGACGTCGACCGACGACGAGGACGGCGACGACAGCGACGACAGCGACGACGACAGCAGCGACGACGACAGCAGCGACGACGACGACAGCGACGCGCCTGACGACACCACCTCCGCAAAGCCCGCACGCCCCGGAGCGCCGCAGCCCTCCCCCGAGCCACGCGACCTCCACGGCACGGTGAAGCGCACGCTCGTCACCTCCAAGCTCCTCCTCAACGCCTTCGGCCCGAACACCCAGAATCCCAAGGTGTCGGCCACCCAGTACAACCAGTGGACGAAGGACGTCGGCTGGCTGGAACGCTGCCTCGGCCTCACCCCGGGCTCCTTGCGCGGCCAGGCTCGCAGCGCAGGGAGCGTCGGCGCCGGCGCTGGCGAAGCCACCCGGCCCCCCATCGGGGACGACGAGCTCCGCGCCGGCCTCCAGAGCATCGAGGCCGACATGATCCACCGCATGGATCTCCGCGAAGTCCTCGCGGATCGCGCCCTCGCCGAGAAGCTCACCCCCTCGATGGCGCTCGTCGAGCAGCTCCTCTGGGACAAGGACAACCTCTCCAAGGAAGCGCTCGCCAACGCCAAGCGCCTCATCAAGAAGTACGTCGACGAGCTGGCCCAGGTCCTCAAGCTCCAGGTCCGCAAGGCCATCACCAAGACCCGCGACGACTCGGTCCCCCCGCGCCGCATCTTCCGCAACCTCGACCTCAAGCGCACGGTCTGGAAGAACCTCACCAACTGGGATCCCGAGCGCCGCAAGCTCTACGTCGACCGCCTCTACTACGTCAGCACGGCGAAGAAGAGCCTTCCCACCAAGCTCATCATCCTCGTCGACCAGTCCGGCTCCATGACGGCCGCCATGGTCCAGACGACCATCCTCGCCTCCATCTTCGCGGGCCTCCCCAACGTCATCGTCCACCTCTTCGCGTACGACACCCGCGTCATCGATCTCACCCCCTGGGTGGACGACCCGGTGGAGACCTTGCTCCGCACCAAGCTCGGCGGAGGCACCACCATGCGCGTCGCCCTCGACGCCGCCGAGCCGCTGATCGATTCCCCCGCGAACACCGCGGTCGTGGTCATCAGCGACTACTACGACTGGAGCGACTTCTTCAGCGTCCTGCGCCGCTGGAAGGAGTCCGGGGTCCGGCTCATCCCCGTCGGCTCCCTCCAGTCGAGCGGTTACTTCTCCGTGGATGCTGGCTACCGCGAGCGGTTCAAGGAGCTCGGCACCCCGATCCTGAATGGCAGCCCCAAGAAGCTGATCGAGCAGATCAAGAAATTGTTGTAG
- a CDS encoding ATP-binding protein, with protein MATSKVAASSDEKLRLPAEEKYAEELAYLASVDKGQKPFAWRLSPRMIRTFILGATPADKLDRPVAQKFFGDPSLVERAIVTLASDRGLLLIGDPGTGKSWLAELLAAALCGNSTHVVQGTAGTTEDHLKYSWNVAMVIASGQSHDSMIPSPIMTAMVRGEIGRFEELTRCGSDVQDALISILSEKYISIPELRTGNNVVFAKPGFSMIATANSRDRGVNDLSTALKRRFNFVTIPIVTNKKSEKEIVLFRTRELMARNQIQLDVPPTLLDILLQTFADLRETSANSQNEDQKLESSLSTAEQIGVLEDAILHSRFFGTSELGPDTLARSIVGTLVRRVPEDVSIMNKFWHAVVEPSAKKKKDKAWEAFTDGGKAALTSFK; from the coding sequence ATGGCCACCAGCAAGGTAGCGGCGAGCAGCGACGAGAAGCTGAGACTTCCAGCCGAAGAGAAATACGCCGAAGAACTCGCCTATCTGGCGTCCGTGGACAAGGGCCAGAAGCCCTTCGCCTGGCGCCTCAGCCCGCGGATGATCCGCACCTTCATCCTCGGCGCCACCCCCGCCGACAAGCTCGACCGACCCGTCGCGCAGAAGTTCTTCGGCGACCCCTCGCTCGTCGAGCGGGCCATCGTCACCCTCGCCTCCGACCGCGGCCTCCTGCTCATCGGCGACCCCGGCACCGGCAAGAGCTGGCTCGCCGAGCTACTCGCCGCCGCCCTCTGCGGCAACTCCACCCACGTCGTCCAGGGCACCGCCGGCACCACCGAGGATCACCTCAAGTACTCCTGGAACGTGGCGATGGTCATCGCCTCGGGCCAGTCGCACGACTCGATGATCCCCTCGCCGATCATGACCGCCATGGTCCGCGGCGAGATCGGCCGCTTCGAGGAGCTGACCCGCTGCGGCTCCGACGTGCAGGACGCGCTCATCTCCATCCTCTCGGAGAAGTACATCTCCATCCCCGAGCTGCGCACCGGCAACAACGTCGTCTTCGCCAAGCCCGGCTTCAGCATGATCGCCACCGCGAACAGCCGCGACCGCGGCGTGAACGACCTCTCCACCGCCCTCAAGCGCCGCTTCAACTTCGTCACCATCCCCATCGTGACCAACAAGAAGTCGGAGAAGGAGATCGTCCTCTTCCGTACCCGCGAGCTGATGGCACGCAACCAGATCCAGCTCGACGTCCCCCCGACCCTGCTCGACATCCTCCTCCAGACCTTCGCCGACCTGCGCGAGACCTCGGCCAACTCGCAGAACGAAGATCAGAAGCTCGAGTCCTCGCTCTCCACCGCCGAGCAGATCGGCGTCCTCGAAGACGCCATCCTTCACAGCCGCTTCTTCGGCACCTCCGAGCTGGGCCCCGACACCCTGGCACGCTCGATCGTGGGCACCCTCGTGCGCCGCGTCCCCGAGGACGTCTCGATCATGAACAAGTTCTGGCACGCCGTCGTCGAGCCCTCGGCCAAGAAGAAGAAGGACAAGGCCTGGGAGGCCTTCACCGACGGCGGCAAGGCCGCCCTCACGAGCTTCAAGTAA